The proteins below come from a single Candidatus Bathyarchaeota archaeon genomic window:
- a CDS encoding 50S ribosomal protein L24e translates to MPRIYKCSFCGIDMPPSTGLAYIRNDGSILYFCSTKCRKCMLELKRDPRKLKWTQFYGKEERQDRGR, encoded by the coding sequence TGTTCTTTTTGCGGAATCGATATGCCACCATCAACAGGCTTAGCATACATCAGAAACGATGGATCAATTCTTTATTTTTGCTCAACTAAATGCAGGAAGTGCATGTTAGAGTTGAAAAGAGATCCAAGAAAATTGAAGTGGACCCAATTCTACGGAAAAGAGGAAAGGCAAGATCGTGGAAGATAA
- the ndk gene encoding nucleoside-diphosphate kinase gives MKERTFVMLKPDAISGKLIGEIFTRIENKGLDIVAIKIARMDENKAGELYSIHRGKDFFSDLIQYVTSGSVIPMILEGENAIQTMRKIIGSTDPLKAEMGSIRGDYAKDITQNVIHAADSEETAEREMQVFFNKEDIIS, from the coding sequence TTGAAAGAACGCACCTTTGTTATGCTTAAACCAGATGCGATTTCAGGGAAATTAATCGGAGAAATTTTTACAAGAATAGAAAACAAAGGGCTAGATATAGTAGCTATTAAAATTGCACGAATGGATGAGAATAAGGCTGGTGAACTCTATTCTATCCATCGCGGCAAGGACTTTTTTAGCGACCTAATACAGTATGTGACTTCTGGATCTGTAATTCCCATGATCCTAGAGGGAGAAAATGCAATACAAACAATGAGAAAAATCATCGGCTCCACAGATCCACTTAAAGCAGAAATGGGCTCAATAAGGGGAGATTATGCCAAAGATATTACTCAAAATGTGATTCATGCAGCAGATAGTGAAGAAACAGCAGAGCGTGAAATGCAAGTTTTTTTCAATAAGGAAGATATTATTTCTTAG